The genomic stretch CCTCTCCGCGTTCGACGCCGCGGGCTCCGTGGCGCGCGCCGGCGCCGTTCACGACCTCGCGGTGGAGCTGCATCGGGCCTCGGCCGGGCTCGAGGGAGGCCACCCGCGGGACCGGGGCCTCGTCCACTGCGCGGCGGCCGAGCTCGTCGACCATGCCCGAGGCTGGCCGAGTCGCGTCGACGACTGCGGCGGAGAGGCCGTCGAGGCGTGGGAGCGCGTCGTGCGCGCCGCGAACGTCCTCGCAAGGCTCGAAGGGGCCCACGAGCAGCGCGTGGTGTTCCTCCGGCGGCTCTTTCAGCAGGAGCACCCCGCGGTGCGAGAAGCGGTCCTCGCCGCCGCGCCCCCGATCCCCACCGCCGAGTCCACGGCGCTGGTGCTGGAGGCGTTTCACGTGAACGACGCGGGCGTGCGCGCGGCCGCCGCGACGGCCCTGGCCGCGATCGCCAGGAGGCCCGTGCTGGCCGAGGTCGTGCCCCCGCCGCTCCCCATGGTGGAGGTGCGACAGGCCCTGAGCGCCATGGCCGACCACACCCCCGAAGACGAGCTCGAGACCTGGGTAAGCTGGATCGACGCGCTCGACGCCACCGACGCGCGGGACCTCGGCGGCCGCCTCGAGGCCTTGGCCCGGCACGCGAGCCGTGGGGTGCGCGACCCCTCCCGGGCGCTGATGCGGCGCTGGGACCTCCCCATCCCCAGCGAGCATGACGAGGTCCCCAACCCCATCGACCCGGACGCGCTCGTAGACCCCGGGACTCGCCCTCGGGTCACGCTTCACACCAGCCGCGGCGACATCGTGCTCGAGCTCCGCCCCGACGTGGCCCCCACCACCGTCGCGCGCTTCCTGGCCCTGGCCGGCGACGACTTCTACGACGGGCTCGCCTTTCACCGGGTCGTGCCCGCGTTCGTGGTCCAGGGGGGTGACCCCCGCGGGGACGGCTACGGCGGACCCGGATTCTGGCAGCGCTGCGAGGACAACCGCCTCCCTTACACGCGTGGCACCGTCGGCATGGCCCTGGCGGGGCGGGACACGGGCGGCAGTCAGTTCTTCATCACCCACGGAGCCCAGCCCCACCTCGAGGGCCGCTACACCGCGTTCGGGCAGGTCGTGGCCGGCCTCGATGTGCTCGACCAGCTCCAGCCCGGGGATCGGCTGGGGTCTGTATCGTTGTAGATACTAGTCACGTCGACGGTCGAGCGGAGCCTGCGAGCCGTTCGCCGCGCTCCGACGACGGTTCACTCTGGCTCGCCTTGAAGCCCCCCCTGCCCGGTGATAGCTCGCAATCGTGCCCCTGTTGGACCTTCGGCGTCTCCCCAAGCACGTGGCCATCATCATGGATGGCAACGGGCGGTGGGCTCAGAAGCAGGGCTTCCTGCGAACCCTCGGTCATCGTGAGGGGAGCGAGGCGGTGCGTCGCACCGTCCGCAGCGCGCGTCGGCTGGGCGTGGACGCCCTGACCCTGTACGCGTTCAGCGAGCAGAACTGGGACCGTCCGCGCTTCGAGGTCGACGCGCTGATGACCCTGCTCGAGGACTTCCTGGTCTCGGAGCGCGACGACCTGATCAAGAACGGCATCCGGCTGCGCATGATCGGGCGTCGCGAGCGGCTCCCCGACCGCGTGGGGGACGTGCTGGACCGGATCGTGGCCGAGACGTCGGAGCTCGACCGCATGACGCTGACCCTCGCGCTCTCCTACGGCGGGCGCGAGGAGATCGCCGACGCCGCCCGCGAGATCGCCCGCAAGGCGGCTTCCGGTGAGCTCGACCCCGACGCGGTGGACGAGCGCTTCATGGGCGCGGTGCTCCCGTCGATGGAGGTGGGCCCGGTCGACCTCCTCATCCGCACCAGCGGCGAGCAGCGCATCAGCAACTTCCTGCTGTGGGCGAGCGCCTACGCCGAGCTGGTGTTCACCGACGCCCTCTGGCCTGACTTCGCCGAACAGG from Sandaracinaceae bacterium encodes the following:
- a CDS encoding peptidylprolyl isomerase, whose amino-acid sequence is MESDARQTAVLLAALDDPSADTRQRALMGLARVRSSEGIAPATRLLRDTHAEVRAAASLALGALAHEHSDEVMPALAGALAAERDPEIRALLLRDLGRSHDPRTLPAVRAGLRAPTEPERSAACHAAAEWGLAGEPTPAGLRAAIASLLSDQPEPVRVSCAYALGRIPPGPQDEGVAAALALALADPSAEVRAFAYRAAGAEPGLTLDVVAPGARDEDWRVAVHALRAMGRKAPAASDGPAVMARALRATYDAAVADGALSAGPATHRLLSAFDAAGSVARAGAVHDLAVELHRASAGLEGGHPRDRGLVHCAAAELVDHARGWPSRVDDCGGEAVEAWERVVRAANVLARLEGAHEQRVVFLRRLFQQEHPAVREAVLAAAPPIPTAESTALVLEAFHVNDAGVRAAAATALAAIARRPVLAEVVPPPLPMVEVRQALSAMADHTPEDELETWVSWIDALDATDARDLGGRLEALARHASRGVRDPSRALMRRWDLPIPSEHDEVPNPIDPDALVDPGTRPRVTLHTSRGDIVLELRPDVAPTTVARFLALAGDDFYDGLAFHRVVPAFVVQGGDPRGDGYGGPGFWQRCEDNRLPYTRGTVGMALAGRDTGGSQFFITHGAQPHLEGRYTAFGQVVAGLDVLDQLQPGDRLGSVSL
- the uppS gene encoding polyprenyl diphosphate synthase encodes the protein MPLLDLRRLPKHVAIIMDGNGRWAQKQGFLRTLGHREGSEAVRRTVRSARRLGVDALTLYAFSEQNWDRPRFEVDALMTLLEDFLVSERDDLIKNGIRLRMIGRRERLPDRVGDVLDRIVAETSELDRMTLTLALSYGGREEIADAAREIARKAASGELDPDAVDERFMGAVLPSMEVGPVDLLIRTSGEQRISNFLLWASAYAELVFTDALWPDFAEQDLYDAIAVYQTRDRRFGRVACAATEGTLGEPATVVASGVHA